A window of the Labeo rohita strain BAU-BD-2019 chromosome 1, IGBB_LRoh.1.0, whole genome shotgun sequence genome harbors these coding sequences:
- the LOC127171126 gene encoding chloride intracellular channel protein 6 isoform X1, translated as MAQAKSDMSINMEISNGAVIHSPVGSCMEMEDRRTGEEEEEEDEVELAEEVDEDINIGDDHGGEINAMSSTDVIIHKTVEEDIMEDVEEQVDQETAVLQNESTKEVNAGEMDEEEVEVTTPELQVMVELQTTMQTQVPKLRNEAEELPGALKELDKDRANHKLETLYEDEKESDEMQTLSERQTETQEYQKLLLSEVREFTFDLLEKIKSKSIEDQIQQVKSDTEEEHEEVKVESWDDECVKNNEDEEPHTVSSEGESVEDFQSLEEEVEPAVFDNVGEEQSTTDVPLLKHCTEVGEPMHNDALETNSEEETCITYNAPEERVIDCIATEQPSTDMIGGTIEEMVQNSNQLVESIVQEHEELERLQQVVGDTSLENTERMVADTETAIVNGPKETRGADKEVEGIEKIQDESQRVVEITEEPMQVKKEEPSVEEGSCTDMEQPLDDPKVTEKGACKKQEQLCNDNREVAEGGDTAKEQPRQVNQEVPAPREEGAGNWLEELKAVIEDEPRRKAQGGRKVTIPAWLKASESSDAHFQEPPKPLSSRFRSISGSSEGEVNIKAKVQEVTMANGCSGIPAAVVQQEEEKTPENTTKMATAAQQEGGPQDQQISLYVKAGSDGESIGNCPFSQRLFMILWLKGVIFNVTTVDLKRKPADLQDLAPGTNPPFMTFNGEVLVDVNKIEEFLEERLVPPRYPKLAAKHPESNTAGIDVFAKFSAYIKNPRKEANEGLEKALLKSLKRLDEYLLTPLPEEIDANSMDDPGVSTRSFLDGADLTLADCNLLPKLHIIKIVARKYRGFEIPAEMTGIWRYLNNAYKREEFMNTCPAEREIEFAYLDVAKKIK; from the exons ATGGCCCAGGCCAAAAGTGATATGAGTATCAACATGGAGATTTCTAACGGAGCTGTCATCCACAGTCCTGTAGGGTCATGCATGGAGATGGAAGATCGGCGGACtggggaggaagaggaggaggaggatgaagtTGAGCTAGCTGAAGAGGTGGACGAGGATATCAACATTGGAGATGACCACGGCGGAGAAATCAACGCAATGTCCTCAACAGACGTGATCATCCATAAAACAGTGGAAGAGGATATTATGGAAGACGTGGAGGAGCAAGTTGACCAAGAGACAGCGGTTCTGCAAAATGAATCTACAAAAGAGGTAAATGCTGGAGAGATGGATGAAGAAGAAGTGGAAGTAACAACACCTGAGCTACAGGTAATGGTTGAACTGCAAACAACAATGCAAACACAAGTTCCAAAACTTCGAAATGAAGCTGAAGAGCTTCCAGGAGCATTGAAAGAACTGGACAAGGATCGAGCAAATCACAAGTTGGAAACGCTGTACGAAGACGAAAAGGAAAGTGATGAAATGCAGACCTTGAGTGAAAGACAGACGGAAACACAGGAATATCAGAAGCTACTCCTGTCTGAGGTAAGAGAGTTTACCTTTGACCTCCTTGAGAAAATCAAAAGCAAGTCCATAGAGGATCAAATTCAGCAAGTAAAAAGTGACACAGAAGAGGAGCATGAAGAGGTGAAGGTGGAAAGTTGGGATGATGAGTGTGTAAAAAACAATGAAGATGAAGAGCCACACACAGTTTCTAGTGAAGGAGAATCTGTAGAAGACTTTCAGAGTCTTGAGGAAGAGGTAGAACCAGCAGTGTTTGATAATGTTGGTGAAGAACAGTCTACAACTGATGTCCCTTTATTGAAGCACTGCACAGAAGTTGGAGAACCAATGCACAATGATGCCTTAGAGACTAATAGTGAAGAAGAGACGTGCATCACCTACAATGCACCAGAAGAAAGGGTGATTGATTGCATTGCAACCGAGCAACCTTCAACTGATATGATTGGTGGAACCATAGAAGAGATGGTCCAGAATTCAAATCAGTTGGTGGAAAGCATTGTGCAAGAACATGAAGAACTAGAGCGGCTGCAACAGGTGGTGGGCGACACCAGTCTGGAGAATACCGAAAGAATGGTAGCGGATACTGAAACAGCCATTGTCAATGGACCCAAGGAGACAAGAGGAGCTGATAAAGAGGTAGAGGGCATCGAGAAGATTCAAGACGAGTCTCAAAGAGTTGTAGAGATTACAGAAGAGCCAATGCAGGTCAAAAAGGAGGAGCCTTCTGTAGAGGAGGGAAGCTGTACAGACATGGAACAGCCACTTGATGATCCTAAGGTTACAGAAAAGGGGGCGTGCAAGAAGCAGGAACAGCTCTGCAATGACAACCGGGAGGTCGCAGAGGGAGGTGACACAGCAAAGGAACAGCCAAGACAGGTCAACCAAGAAGTGCCAGCACCTAGAGAGGAGGGGGCGGGAAACTGGCTAGAAGAGCTCAAGGCTGTCATTGAAGATGAGCCCAGGAGGAAAGCCCAGGGGGGGCGTAAAGTGACCATACCTGCCTGGCTGAAGGCCAGTGAGAGCTCGGATGCCCATTTCCAAGAGCCACCCAAGCCCCTCAGCAGTCGGTTCAGAAGCATAAGTGGGAGCAGTGAAGGAGAGGTGAATATCAAGGCCAAAGTTCAAGAGGTCACCATGGCGAATGGGTGCTCTGGGATACCAGCTGCTGTAGTTCAACAGGAGGAGGAAAAAACACCAGAAAATACGACAAAGATGGCGACTGCAGCTCAGCAGGAAGGCGGTCCACAAGACCAGCAGATCTCCCTCTATGTGAAG GCCGGCAGTGATGGAGAGAGTATCGGGAACTGTCCGTTCTCTCAGAGACTCTTCATGATCCTCTGGCTGAAAGGAGTCATCTTCAACGTCACCACTGTGGACCTCAAGAG GAAGCCAGCGGACCTGCAGGATCTCGCTCCAGGAACCAACCCACCATTCATGACCTTCAACGGCGAGGTGCTGGTGGACGTCAACAAGATCGAGGAGTTTCTTGAGGAACGACTGGTCCCACCACG ATACCCAAAGTTGGCAGCAAAGCATCCAGAATCCAACACAGCAGGAATAGATGTATTTGCCAAGTTTTCTGCCTACATCAAGAACCCTCGGAAAGAAGCCAATGAGG GTCTAGAGAAAGCTCTTCTGAAGTCTCTGAAGAGGTTGGATGAGTATTTGCTGACGCCGCTGCCCGAGGAAATAGATGCCAACAGCATGGATGATCCCGGTGTGTCCACACGCAGTTTTCTGGATGGAGCGGACCTCACGCTGGCCGACTGCAACCTGCTGCCCAAACTACACATCATTAAG ATTGTTGCCAGGAAGTACCGGGGTTTTGAGATTCCTGCTGAGATGACGGGGATTTGGCGATATTTGAATAACGCCTACAAGAGAGAGGAGTTCATGAACACCTGCCCTGCTGAGCGCGAGATCGAGTTCGCTTACCTGGACGTCGCCAAAAAGATCAAATAG
- the LOC127171126 gene encoding chloride intracellular channel protein 6 isoform X2 has translation MVSAYARALCMKHWLIPVGSCMEMEDRRTGEEEEEEDEVELAEEVDEDINIGDDHGGEINAMSSTDVIIHKTVEEDIMEDVEEQVDQETAVLQNESTKEVNAGEMDEEEVEVTTPELQVMVELQTTMQTQVPKLRNEAEELPGALKELDKDRANHKLETLYEDEKESDEMQTLSERQTETQEYQKLLLSEVREFTFDLLEKIKSKSIEDQIQQVKSDTEEEHEEVKVESWDDECVKNNEDEEPHTVSSEGESVEDFQSLEEEVEPAVFDNVGEEQSTTDVPLLKHCTEVGEPMHNDALETNSEEETCITYNAPEERVIDCIATEQPSTDMIGGTIEEMVQNSNQLVESIVQEHEELERLQQVVGDTSLENTERMVADTETAIVNGPKETRGADKEVEGIEKIQDESQRVVEITEEPMQVKKEEPSVEEGSCTDMEQPLDDPKVTEKGACKKQEQLCNDNREVAEGGDTAKEQPRQVNQEVPAPREEGAGNWLEELKAVIEDEPRRKAQGGRKVTIPAWLKASESSDAHFQEPPKPLSSRFRSISGSSEGEVNIKAKVQEVTMANGCSGIPAAVVQQEEEKTPENTTKMATAAQQEGGPQDQQISLYVKAGSDGESIGNCPFSQRLFMILWLKGVIFNVTTVDLKRKPADLQDLAPGTNPPFMTFNGEVLVDVNKIEEFLEERLVPPRYPKLAAKHPESNTAGIDVFAKFSAYIKNPRKEANEGLEKALLKSLKRLDEYLLTPLPEEIDANSMDDPGVSTRSFLDGADLTLADCNLLPKLHIIKIVARKYRGFEIPAEMTGIWRYLNNAYKREEFMNTCPAEREIEFAYLDVAKKIK, from the exons TCCTGTAGGGTCATGCATGGAGATGGAAGATCGGCGGACtggggaggaagaggaggaggaggatgaagtTGAGCTAGCTGAAGAGGTGGACGAGGATATCAACATTGGAGATGACCACGGCGGAGAAATCAACGCAATGTCCTCAACAGACGTGATCATCCATAAAACAGTGGAAGAGGATATTATGGAAGACGTGGAGGAGCAAGTTGACCAAGAGACAGCGGTTCTGCAAAATGAATCTACAAAAGAGGTAAATGCTGGAGAGATGGATGAAGAAGAAGTGGAAGTAACAACACCTGAGCTACAGGTAATGGTTGAACTGCAAACAACAATGCAAACACAAGTTCCAAAACTTCGAAATGAAGCTGAAGAGCTTCCAGGAGCATTGAAAGAACTGGACAAGGATCGAGCAAATCACAAGTTGGAAACGCTGTACGAAGACGAAAAGGAAAGTGATGAAATGCAGACCTTGAGTGAAAGACAGACGGAAACACAGGAATATCAGAAGCTACTCCTGTCTGAGGTAAGAGAGTTTACCTTTGACCTCCTTGAGAAAATCAAAAGCAAGTCCATAGAGGATCAAATTCAGCAAGTAAAAAGTGACACAGAAGAGGAGCATGAAGAGGTGAAGGTGGAAAGTTGGGATGATGAGTGTGTAAAAAACAATGAAGATGAAGAGCCACACACAGTTTCTAGTGAAGGAGAATCTGTAGAAGACTTTCAGAGTCTTGAGGAAGAGGTAGAACCAGCAGTGTTTGATAATGTTGGTGAAGAACAGTCTACAACTGATGTCCCTTTATTGAAGCACTGCACAGAAGTTGGAGAACCAATGCACAATGATGCCTTAGAGACTAATAGTGAAGAAGAGACGTGCATCACCTACAATGCACCAGAAGAAAGGGTGATTGATTGCATTGCAACCGAGCAACCTTCAACTGATATGATTGGTGGAACCATAGAAGAGATGGTCCAGAATTCAAATCAGTTGGTGGAAAGCATTGTGCAAGAACATGAAGAACTAGAGCGGCTGCAACAGGTGGTGGGCGACACCAGTCTGGAGAATACCGAAAGAATGGTAGCGGATACTGAAACAGCCATTGTCAATGGACCCAAGGAGACAAGAGGAGCTGATAAAGAGGTAGAGGGCATCGAGAAGATTCAAGACGAGTCTCAAAGAGTTGTAGAGATTACAGAAGAGCCAATGCAGGTCAAAAAGGAGGAGCCTTCTGTAGAGGAGGGAAGCTGTACAGACATGGAACAGCCACTTGATGATCCTAAGGTTACAGAAAAGGGGGCGTGCAAGAAGCAGGAACAGCTCTGCAATGACAACCGGGAGGTCGCAGAGGGAGGTGACACAGCAAAGGAACAGCCAAGACAGGTCAACCAAGAAGTGCCAGCACCTAGAGAGGAGGGGGCGGGAAACTGGCTAGAAGAGCTCAAGGCTGTCATTGAAGATGAGCCCAGGAGGAAAGCCCAGGGGGGGCGTAAAGTGACCATACCTGCCTGGCTGAAGGCCAGTGAGAGCTCGGATGCCCATTTCCAAGAGCCACCCAAGCCCCTCAGCAGTCGGTTCAGAAGCATAAGTGGGAGCAGTGAAGGAGAGGTGAATATCAAGGCCAAAGTTCAAGAGGTCACCATGGCGAATGGGTGCTCTGGGATACCAGCTGCTGTAGTTCAACAGGAGGAGGAAAAAACACCAGAAAATACGACAAAGATGGCGACTGCAGCTCAGCAGGAAGGCGGTCCACAAGACCAGCAGATCTCCCTCTATGTGAAG GCCGGCAGTGATGGAGAGAGTATCGGGAACTGTCCGTTCTCTCAGAGACTCTTCATGATCCTCTGGCTGAAAGGAGTCATCTTCAACGTCACCACTGTGGACCTCAAGAG GAAGCCAGCGGACCTGCAGGATCTCGCTCCAGGAACCAACCCACCATTCATGACCTTCAACGGCGAGGTGCTGGTGGACGTCAACAAGATCGAGGAGTTTCTTGAGGAACGACTGGTCCCACCACG ATACCCAAAGTTGGCAGCAAAGCATCCAGAATCCAACACAGCAGGAATAGATGTATTTGCCAAGTTTTCTGCCTACATCAAGAACCCTCGGAAAGAAGCCAATGAGG GTCTAGAGAAAGCTCTTCTGAAGTCTCTGAAGAGGTTGGATGAGTATTTGCTGACGCCGCTGCCCGAGGAAATAGATGCCAACAGCATGGATGATCCCGGTGTGTCCACACGCAGTTTTCTGGATGGAGCGGACCTCACGCTGGCCGACTGCAACCTGCTGCCCAAACTACACATCATTAAG ATTGTTGCCAGGAAGTACCGGGGTTTTGAGATTCCTGCTGAGATGACGGGGATTTGGCGATATTTGAATAACGCCTACAAGAGAGAGGAGTTCATGAACACCTGCCCTGCTGAGCGCGAGATCGAGTTCGCTTACCTGGACGTCGCCAAAAAGATCAAATAG
- the LOC127171126 gene encoding chloride intracellular channel protein 4 isoform X3, translating into MAWFDVAAKKLGFPSIELFVKAGSDGESIGNCPFSQRLFMILWLKGVIFNVTTVDLKRKPADLQDLAPGTNPPFMTFNGEVLVDVNKIEEFLEERLVPPRYPKLAAKHPESNTAGIDVFAKFSAYIKNPRKEANEGLEKALLKSLKRLDEYLLTPLPEEIDANSMDDPGVSTRSFLDGADLTLADCNLLPKLHIIKIVARKYRGFEIPAEMTGIWRYLNNAYKREEFMNTCPAEREIEFAYLDVAKKIK; encoded by the exons ATGGCTTGGTTTGATGTAGCAGCTAAAAAACTGGGATTTCCCAGCATTGAGTTGTTTGTGAAG GCCGGCAGTGATGGAGAGAGTATCGGGAACTGTCCGTTCTCTCAGAGACTCTTCATGATCCTCTGGCTGAAAGGAGTCATCTTCAACGTCACCACTGTGGACCTCAAGAG GAAGCCAGCGGACCTGCAGGATCTCGCTCCAGGAACCAACCCACCATTCATGACCTTCAACGGCGAGGTGCTGGTGGACGTCAACAAGATCGAGGAGTTTCTTGAGGAACGACTGGTCCCACCACG ATACCCAAAGTTGGCAGCAAAGCATCCAGAATCCAACACAGCAGGAATAGATGTATTTGCCAAGTTTTCTGCCTACATCAAGAACCCTCGGAAAGAAGCCAATGAGG GTCTAGAGAAAGCTCTTCTGAAGTCTCTGAAGAGGTTGGATGAGTATTTGCTGACGCCGCTGCCCGAGGAAATAGATGCCAACAGCATGGATGATCCCGGTGTGTCCACACGCAGTTTTCTGGATGGAGCGGACCTCACGCTGGCCGACTGCAACCTGCTGCCCAAACTACACATCATTAAG ATTGTTGCCAGGAAGTACCGGGGTTTTGAGATTCCTGCTGAGATGACGGGGATTTGGCGATATTTGAATAACGCCTACAAGAGAGAGGAGTTCATGAACACCTGCCCTGCTGAGCGCGAGATCGAGTTCGCTTACCTGGACGTCGCCAAAAAGATCAAATAG
- the urp2 gene encoding urotensin II-related peptide, whose translation MYKVDMLKLLTTVALLTIASVSDAAPLMPGEPDAFGKPADEDSRRIGADIEENAAQASRIFEKLLKTRPMTIFPDGDGKTLAMKALDEIITATSSPNIRDKTLDMAVNNPLKTLTILSDGHEEIGDGSLRIDRTTSSPDSQRQTEKNRLFRLSKVIDSNEHDDAPAAAEQSDAITGDPDAREELMKMLSALEELHKLMNSTLSHRITFITRGNGNGRTTGKKNKMVVTDGNLKSTTATTIDSGGISPKASTDQMDSKQNGKSFKKSLPSTKKTNKRVCFWKYCSQN comes from the exons ATGTATAAGGTGGACATGTTGAAACTACTGACCACAGTTGCTTTGCTGACCATCGCTTCAGTGTCGGATGCTGCTCCGCTGATGCCTGGAGAACCAGATGCTTTTGGAAAACCGGCTGATGAAG ATTCAAGGAGAATTGGCGCTGATATTGAGGAAAATGCAGCACAAGCGTCAAGGATTTTCGAAAAGCTACTGAAGACCAGACCAATGACGATATTTCCAGACGGAGATGGAAAGACTTTAGCGATGAAAGCATTAGATGAAATAATTACAGCGACAAGTAGCCCAAATATCAGAGACAAAACCTTAGACATGGCTGTCAATAATCCATTAAAGACACTAACAATCCTTTCTGATGGACACGAGGAGATTGGTGACGGATCTCTGAGGATTGACCGCACAACCAGTTCACCCGATTCCCAGCGGCAAACGGAGAAGAACAGACTGTTCAGACTGTCAAAGGTGATTGATTCAAACGAGCACGACGACGCTCCAGCAGCAGCCGAACAATCGGATGCCATCACGGGTGATCCTGATGCTAGAGAGGAGCTGATGAAGATGCTGAGTGCACTTGAAGAGCTTCACAAGTTAATGAACAGCACACTGAGCCATCGAATCACCTTCATAACCAGAG GCAATGGCAATGGGCGAACTACTGGGAAGAAGAACAAAATG GTAGTGACAGATGGAAACCTGAAATCCACCACAGCGACTACTATAGACAGCGGAGGGATTTCACCAAAGGCCAGCACTGACCAAATGGATTCCAAACAAAATGGAAAATcctttaagaagtctcttccaTCAACTAAGAAAACCAACAAGAGAG tGTGCTTCTGGAAGTACTGCTCTCAGAACTGA